The sequence ATAAAATTCCAATGGGCCTTTCAGCCTGTATCTTCCCGCAATAGGAAGATCTGTCGAGAATGGTTCCAACACGGTGAGGCCGGGGTTGGAGATTTCAACGGGTGCCGCGGGGAGTGAACAAGATCCCGAGGGTGGCCAGTGGAGCAACCGTGGCAGCCGTAAGGTTGAAGAAGGTGCTGCCGTGGCAGGAAACCAGACGGGCGTGGAAGTTCATGGATTGAAATAAAACGGGGGGAATCTTGTTGAATCGGTGCATGGCCGCAAAATGGATCGGACACTTCACCGAGGTTCCCTGACGTGGAGAGAAGATTCATGAGGATGCTCGAAATCGCCTAGTCCCCAAATCGGTGACGCTTCGCCCGTGATGTTGCGCTCCTGCCAAGTGTTTTGTCCCCGCTTTGGGGACTGGTTCGTTGTTCCGATGAATCATAGTAACCTGATTTAGAGGAACAACGAGCCGGAGCAGATCAAACCTGACTTCTTTTCCGGGGTGCGAAAAGGCACCGCCGCTCATGCCGGGAAACTTGACACGGCGATCGAACTGCAACGTGCCCGCCAGTCCATTCCATCCGAATCCATGCGCATTTCTTACAAAACCTCCGCGTTCACGTTGCTGACATCGTTCGCTTTCCTGGCCGCCACCTTTGCCGAACCGGGCTACGACATCCGGGATGACAAGAAGCTGAAGCAGCTCGATGTCATGAAAGGGGGCAAGCTCGTGGGCCGCTATTTCTACGACTACGACAACTCCAGCGGGCAGCGCCGCGACGACACCTTCAAGACCTTCCTCCAACTCTACAATCCGGCGGGCGATCTTGCGATCTCGAAGGCGTTGGGTGGCGAATTCAGCCACCACCGTGGGATCTTCATCGGCTGGAACAAGGTCACGATCGACGGCGAGAGCTTCGACTGCTGGCATGGTCACGGCGGCGCGCAAGTCCACCAGGAGTTTTCCAAGGTCCGCGCTGACAAGGGGGCGACCAGCTTCACCTCCAGGTTGCTGTGGGAAAAGGGCAAGAACGGTCCCCCGGCAATCGAGGAGACGCGTACGATGACTTTCGTTCCCGCTCCATCACCGGCGTATGTGATGTTGGACTTCACCAGCACCCTGAAGACGCTCAATGGCAAGACGGTGATATTGGACGGAGATCCGGAACATGCGGGCATCCAGTTCCGAGCGGCCAAAGAGCTGGATCGCACCAAGACGCGCTACCTATACCCGCGGAAGAATGCCGACGCCCACCGGGACCAAGACTATCCGTGGGTCGCGTGTTCCTACGTGCTGGGGGAGAAGACCTACAGCGTCGTCTATCTGAATCATCCTGAAAACCCGAAGGACACAAAGTACTCGGCCTACCGCGACTACGCGCGGTTTGGTGCCTTTTTCAAGGCCACGCTGGAGAAGGATCAGGAACGCACGCTGAAGGTCCGGTTCATTGTCATGGAGTCCGCCCTGCCACCGGCCGAGTGGATTCAGAAGCAGTACAACGCTTATACCGGCAAGAAGGACGCGGCTCCGGAGACGACGGAGAAGGGGCCTAGCTGAGGCTTTGTCCTGACATGGGAGACCGCGGTTCGGGAACTCGTGCGGAGTTGTTGCGTTGCTTTGGGATTTGCCCGCCCCAGGCTCGCGCCACTCGATGAGAGCTGGGCCGCAGGGCTCCCGTTCCCCGGAGGCATCGCCGCGTTGTGCCTACGCTGCTTCCCCGATCCCGTCCCCTCTTTGGGGACTATTCTTTTGCCCGAGTTGGCCTGAGTCTCGATGTGATGAATTTGGTGCAGAGCAACAGCGTTCTCTCAAATGATTTGAAGCCCGACCTCAGTCACTGAAAAGCGACCATGAACCGAAACCTGCACATTCTAAGTAAAATATTCCTGTCCATGCTGGTCGGCAATTCACTGGCTGCTGCTGCCCCGGTCGTTCTCCAGGCAAAGTCGGGTAGTGGTCAAGTGCTGGAGCAAGTGCCGGTTCAGGTGAATGGCCGGGAGACCAGGGTATGGAGCTGTGAGGAGAAGTCCGGAGCCGTGAGCTTCAGGTCAGCCAATGAGATCGCAATTCCAGCCAGCGGCGTTCTTTACCTGAAGGTTGCGTATCTGGATGAAGGCTATGGCAAATTGAACGTGCAACTCATTCCGGATGGCGGCAAGGCGATCAAGCCGGACCGGCTTCTAGGCTGTCAGCGGACGAACTCCGGCAAGGTCGTTTCCGCCATGATGCGGATGAGCGGGATACCGGTTTCAGGAAAGGGCGGGATCTCGGTCAGGGTCGGGATCGAACGATCGGCCGGGGTGAAGCTCGCCATCGGGAGTGTCAGCCTGCAGGAGGGTCCGTTTGAAGAGGCGGCCTTCAAATACGTCATTTCCGATCCGTGGAATGGTCCATACCGGGGACCGCGGGTGAAGCCGGCGGACAACAGCACGCTGAAAGGGAAGGTGATGGCGGGCTATCAAGGATGGTTCCGCACGCCGAACGATCCGGAGGGCAGGGGATGGGTGCATTGGGGGAATATCCAGGATGGCTTGTTCACCACCGACATGTGGCCTGACACCTCGCAGTATCCGCCTTCGGCGCTTGAGAAGGCGGCCGACGTGAAGTTGAAGAGCGGCAAGCAGGCGTATTTGTTTTCCTCGGCCTGGCCCGGAGTGGTGGACACGCATTTCCGTTGGATGCGGGAGCACGACATTGATGGCGCCTTCCTGCAGCGATTTGTATCGGATGATTTCAATTCGATCAAAGGCGGTCCCGAGTGGGTGCTTGCGAACGTTCGCGCCGCGGCCAACCGCGAGGGGCGCATCTGGGCGGTGGAATACGACGTGAGCGGCTATCCCGACGCCAAGCTTCTGGAGACACTCAAGACCGACTGGAAGTGGTTCGTGGATCGATTCCATGTCCTCGACGATCCCAGCTATGCCCGTGAAGGCGGCAAGCCGGTGGTCTTCATCTGGGGGATGCCATTTACCAACAGGAATATCTCGCCGGAAACCGCCAATGCCGTGGCTGACTTCTTCAAGAACGATCCGAAGTACGGTGGGAACCACCTCATCGGAGGGATTCCGGGAAATTGGCGGAAAATGGACGCGCCGTGGCAGGAGCATTTCAAGAAGTATGACAGCGTTCTCTCATGGATGTCGCAGTCTTATGCCGAGGACGTGGCGGATTTCGGGAAACTGGGTCTTTCCTATCATGCGCATGTGAAGCCCGGGTTCTCCTGGGCCAATCTCAAGCATTTGCCGTCCGGTGATATGACCACGCAGTATACGCCGCGCGATGGTGGCCGATTTTACTGGAACCAGATTTCCAAAGCGGCCAAGGCCGGATCGGACCGGATGTTTGTCGGGATGTTCGACGAGTATGACGAAGCCACGGCCATCATGCCGATGAGTGACGATTCCCCGCCAACGCCAACGCGACCCGGGGTCGGCGCGACTTTTTATGACGGGCTCAACGCGCAGGAGCACGGTGAATTCGTCCGGCTGCCGCAGGTGGAAGTTGAACTGGGAGCGTCGAGGCCCACCAAGGGTGTTGCCGTGGACAATTTCTTTGTCCGCATGGGTGGCCGGATCGCTTTCCCCGTCACGGGTGAATACACGTTCTCGATCGAAGGGGTTCCAGGAGATGACGTGGAGTTGTTTTCCAATGGATCGAAAATCCTAGCGGCAAAAAATCTGAATGACGTGGCGACGACCTCGAAGCCTCTGACGTTCACTGCCGGATCGACCATGGATTACCGTTTGGACTACCGCCATCGAACGGGTAGGGGAACCCTCCGTCTGCTGTGGGAGTGTCAAGGCGTGCCGCGGCAGCCCGTGCCACCGAATGCCCTGCAGGACGCCTGGGGGCGCTTCATCACCAACGAAGGCAAGCCTCCCAAGCATTGGCTGAATCTGACCAAAATGGGCAAGGAAATGATCATCGGAAAGCGCCCGTGGGATTCTCCAATGCCATGAACCGAGTCCGGTCCGTAGCCCGGAAGGATTTCCAGCTTATCGCGGCGACTGCGTTGGCGCCGTGTCCAACCCATCGGAATCAAGCCCATCAGAAGGATGCCGTCCGCTCGTTGCCGGGGGCGATTGTTCAATCATTGATATTATGAAATACCATATCCTGTTTTCGTGCATCGCCACGATTGCTGTCTGTCAGGGGCAATCCGCGGAATTTCCCAAAATGCCACCCGTTCAGGCGAGGACTCCGGAGGAGGCGGCCAAGAGCTTCCTGTTGCCGGAAGGCTACCGTCTGCAACTCGTCCTGAGTGAACCCGAGATCACGGATCCGGTCGTGACCGTTTTCGACGGGGACGGACGGATGTTCGTCGCGGAAATGCGGACCTACATGAATGACATCGACGGAAACGACCAACGGAAGGCGACGAGCCGCATTTCGATGCACACTGACACGGACGGAGATGGCACTTATGACAAGCATTCCGTCTTCGTGGACAATCTGGTTTTGCCTCGCATGATCCTGCCACTGGGCAAGGGGCAGATCGTGGTCAATGAGACCGACTCGCTGGATCTCTACCTCTACACCGATACAAACGGCGACGGTGTGGCGGACAAGAAGGAGCTTTGGTGGCAAGGCGGGCCGCGCGGCGGCAATTTGGAACACCAGCCCAGCGGTTTGATCTGGGCGATCGATAACGCCATCTACACGACCTACAACAACTTCCGCCTGCGTTGGACGCCCACGGGTGTCAAAAAAGAGGCAACGGCTCCAAATGAAGGGCAATGGGGCCTCGGTCAGGATAATCACGGCAGCCTCTATTACGTGAACGCCGGTGGCGAAAAGGGGCCCATCAGTTTCCAGGCTCCCGTGGTTTACGGCATGTTCAATCCGCCGGACCAATTCGCAAATGGCTTCAAGGAGCTCTTCCCGGCGGCCGGGGTGCGGGATTTCCAGGGTGGATTGAGCCGGGTGCGCGAGCCGGAAGGCACGCTCAAGGGATTCACCTCGGGAGCCGGCATCGAGGTGTTCCGAGGCGACCAGCTTCCCAGTGAACTGCTGGGGGACGTGTTCTTCGGCGAACCGGTGGGACGCATGGTCCGCCGTTCGAAAGTCACGCTGGACGGCGGACTGAAGGTGCTGAGCAACCCCTATCAGGATCAGAAATCCGAGTTCCTCCGGTCCACGGATCTTTGCTTTCGGCCGGTCAACATGACGACCTCCCCGGATGGCACGATGTGCATCACCGATATGTATCGCGGTATCATCCAGGAATCCGCCTGGGTCAATCCAGGGAGCTATCTGCGGAAGGTCGTCGAACAATACAGCTTCGACAAAGTCACCGGTCGGGGGCGCATCTGGCGTCTCGTCCATACCTCGACAAAGCCCGTGAAACAGCCGCGGATGTATGAGGAAACGACCGCCCAATTGGTGGAACACTTGGCCCACCCCAACGGCTGGTGGCGTGATACGGCGCAACGCCTGATCGTTCTGAGGCAGGACATGTCGGTGGTTCCCGCGCTTGAAAAGATGGCTCGCAGCCATCCGCAGTATCTGGCGCGCCTCCACGCGCTCTGGACCTTGCAGGGTCTCGATGCCGCAACGCCCGCGCTCGTGCGCGAGAAAATGGCGGACTCCGATCCACATGTCCGCGCCGGGGCCATCCGCGTGAGCGAAACGTTGTTCCGGCAGGGTGATGCGTCGTTCCAGTCCGACATCGAGAAACTCGCACAGGACTCCGATCCGAACGTGGTGCTTCAGGCGTGCATGACCGCCAAGTATCTGGCCTGGCCCAACCACATGAAACTCGTGTCCGGCACGGTGCTGAAATCGACAGCCAAGGGTATCAAGGAGATCGGGGCCTATCTCACGCTGCCCCCAGGCCAAAAGCTGACCGAATATTCGGAAAAGGAGCGCGCGGTGATGAAGCGAGGCGAGGAAATCTATTCGACCATCTGTGCCAGTTGCCACGGTCAGAACGGTCTCGGGATCGAGGTTGCTGGCTCGAAGGGGGCCATGCTGGCTCCGCCTTTTGCAGGTTCCAAGACCATCACCAACAATCCGAAAGGGGGGGTCTACGTGCTCCTGAAGGGACTTGAAGGCGAGATCGCGGGCAAGAAGTACGAGGGCCTCATGATACCGATGGCCAGCAACGATGACGAATGGATCGCCGCGGTTGTCAGCTATGTCCGCAACAGCTTTGGGAATCGGGGTTCCTTCGTGACGCCGTCCGATGTGGCCCAGGCGCGCAAAGATACATCCAATCGCAGTGGGCCGTGGACCTATCAGGAACTTCAAGACAGTCTTCCCCAGATCGTCCCGTTGCAACGAATGAAGCTCAGTGCGAGCGTCAATGGTGCTGATGCGAGGAAGGCGGCTGATGGCAGCCCGGATACCCGTTACTCCACAGGCAAGGGCATGGAGCCTGGCATGTGGTTCCAGATCGAACTGGACAAGGAAACGCCCGTCCTTGGGGTCACCCTTGATTTCCGAAACTCGCCCAACGACTATCCACGCGGCTATGAAGTCGCCGTTTCAAAAGACGGCAAGCAGTGGGATCCGCCCATCGTCAGGGGTGACGGGAAGAAGGGGCCGATCATTGAAATCCCATTGAACTCGACGCCCGCGAAATTCATCAGGATCACCCAGTTGGGATCCGCCGGCAACCATTGGTCGATCCATGAGTTGCAGGTGATGGAAGATTCGAAAAAATAAGAATCCGAAAATTACCACCATCCATCCGCATGATTTCGTTCAGATCCTTCATCACGACCTCCATCGCCTCACTTCTCTGGTGTGGCACGGTTTTCTCCGCGCCTGCGGAGAAGGTCCGGGTCCTGCTCATCACCGGCCAGAACAACCACGACTGGATTCACAGCACGCCGGTGATCGAGGGGCTTCTGGAAGAAACCGGCCGCTTCGACGTCACCGTCAGCACCACCCCGTCCAAGGAAGCCCCGGAAGACGCGTGGAATGACTGGAATCCCAAGTTCAAGAACTACGACGTCGTGCTCAGCGACTACAACGGCAAGATGTGGCCGGAAACGGTGAAGGCCAATTTTGTCAGCTATGTGAACGACGGCGGTCGCGTGACCCTCGTCCACGCCGCAAACAACGCTTTCACCGGATGGACGGAATTCGAAACCATGGCCGGTCTGCTCTGGCGCAATGCCAGTTATGGAGACCGCCTCTATCTGGATGAGAACCTGAAGCTCGTTCGCCAGACTAAAGGCGAGGGCGTGAGCGGCGGTCATGGAGCGGGCCACGCTTATCAGATCACCACCCGCGACGATCAGAACCCGATCTTCAAGGGCTTGCCGAAGGTGTGGATGCATGTGAGCGACGAACTCTATCACGGTCAACGTGGCCCAGCGGAGAATGTCCACATCCTTGCGACGGCGTTTTCATCGACGGAAAGCAAGGGCACGGGTGTCCACGAGCCGATGGTTTGGTGGATTCCTTACGGCAAGGGCAAGGTGATCACATTGGTTCCCGGTCATCTCGGCGAGAACAGCAAGTATCCCACCACCTACGATTGCGTTGGCCTCCGAACCGTCCTGCAGCGGTCCGTTGAATGGGTCGCGACGGACAAGGTGACGATCCCGGTGCCGGAGAACTTTCCAACCGCCGACACGATCGGAGTGGTCGCCCAACCAGTACACTAAGCGGGCAACTACCTATCCCACATTCATCCGATGATTCTTCGTACTCCAGTCATTTTGTTAGCAACGGCCTCCTTGTCGTGGGGAGACGGGCCTGCCGATTTCACTACCTATTGTTCAGCCTGTCACGGTGCCGACGGAATGGGGGCGTCCAATGGAACATTCCCTCCGCTGGCAGGAAGCCCGTGGGTCGCGGGGGATCCGGATCGCGCGATCAAGGTGGTGTTGAACGGTCTGGAAGGTCCGGTGACGGTGGGAGAAAAGACCTACAATCTCGAAATGCCTCCACACGGTGGGATGCTCAAGGACGACCAGATCGCCGGTATTCTCACCTACGTCCGGTCGAGCTGGGGTAACAAGCATCAGCCCGTCACTGCGGCGCAGGTTTCCGCCATCCGCTCGGCGACCGCCAAACGCTCCGGTCACTGGACCTCTGACGAATTGGCAAAGCTGCATCCGTTGGAGGCGACCAAGCCGCCCATCAAGAATCTCATTTCCAAGGTCTATCACGGCGATTGGACGAAACTCCCTGACTATTCCACGCTCGAGGCAAAGTCCGTCGAGGAGGAACGCGAGGGGGTGATCAGCGTCTATCAATCCGACAGGAAGAACCACTATGGCATCGTCTGGGACGGTGAGATCGAGATTGCCGAGGAAGGCCGCTACACGGTGCAATTGAGTGTGGACGATGCCGCCGCTGTTTCCATCGATGGCAACCAATTGCTGAAAATAGACGGCACTGGACCGATGGGCCCGGGGCGAACCAGGGAAGCCGTCGTAGCCCTGACAAAGGGCGACCACAAGATCCACATCGATTATCTGGAGGTCACGGGAGGCAAAGGCATTTTCCTGGGTTTGAAAAGAGAAGGGGACAAAAGCTGGAAGGTGCTTTCAGCCAAGGTGGGCACTTCGGATGGCAAGCAGATTCCACCGATCCCAGTGGCTCCAGGAGCTGGGGAAGCGGTGATGTATCGCAATTTCATCGAGGATGTTTCTCCCCGCGCCATCGGTGTGGGTTACGACGGCGGGGTGAATCTGGCATTCAGCGCGGACAACCTTGCCGTTTCCCTTCTCTGGACCGGTGCATTCATCGATGCTGGTCGCCACTGGACCGACCGCGGCCAGGGCAACCAGCAGCCGTCCGGTGAAAACGTCATCCACCTCGGCAATCTCCCGGGCTTCGCTCAACTCGCGTCCCCAGATGCCCCATGGCCGAAGCTACCGGAGGATTCGCTGCCGTTCCGATTCAGGGGATACAAGCTGAACGCGGCCCAGCAACCCACTTTCATCTACGATCTGGGAGATGTGCGGGTGACCGATTCGCCGATGCCGGAGTTCAGCGCCGACGGCAGGAAACTTTCACTCCATCGCGTGTTGGGATTCAACAATCGGAGTTCCTCACCCTTGAAGGTATCCATGCTGCTGGCGCAGAACGAGGAGCTGGCAGAGCGATCGGACCGCGCCTTCGTTCTCGAAGGGAGTTCCGTCCTGCTTCTCGGCGAGGGGGTTAAATCCCGGCCGTCGATCCGCGGTAACGGGAAATCCAAACAACTCATCCTGCCGCTGGAGATCCCGCAGGGCGAGAGCCAGGTCTCGCTGAAATACCAATGGTGAATCTCACATCGTCTTCTGTCTTCATGAAATCCATTCTTGCCGTTCTTGCGGGCATTCCGGCGGCCATCGCCCAACCTGTTCAGTCCGATTACTATCTTCGTGAGGAAATCCCTCTTCCCAAGGATGAGGTGATGGAAGTCAGCTCCATCGCGCTGATGCCTGGCCGGAAGGTCGCCGTCGCCACGCGTCGCGGAGACGTCTGGATCTGCGAGGGGGCCTACGAAGCGGATCTTTCGAAAGTGAAATGGTCGCGTTTTGCCCGCAACCTGCACGAGCCGCTCGGCATGTTTTACAAGGACGGCTCCCTCACTCTGACACAGCGCCCCGAGGTAACCCGCCTGCGTGATACGAATAACGACGGCAGAGCGGATGCTTTTGAAACGCTCGGCTCCGGTTGGGGAATCAGCGGCGATTACCACGAATACGCCTTCGGCTCCGAGCCGGACAAGAACGGCGACATCTGGGTCGCCCTGTGTCTCACCGGATCCATGGGTGCGAAATCGCAGTGGCGAGGCTGGGCAATGCGCGTCACCGCCAAGGGGGAGGTGATCCCTGCCGTATCCGGTCTCCGCTCGCCGGGCGGAATCGGAAGCAACGCGGAGGGTGACCTGTTTTTCACGGACAACCAGGGACCTTGGAACGGGTCTTCCTCTCTCAAATGGCTCAAGCCCGGTTCGTTCCAGGGCAATCCCAGCGGCAATATCTACTATACCCAGACCGACGAGATCGGTCCGCGCCCGCCGGATCCGACGAACGAGAGCCGCATCGTCAGCGAGCGGCGGAGAATTCCGGCATTCGTCCCGCCGGCGGTGGTCTTCCCGCATGCCAAGGTTGGCAACTCGCCAACGGGCATCGCGGTTGATCTATCGAAAGGGAAATTCGGTCCGTGGGAAAAACAACTCTACGTGGGCGAGCAGACCCAATCGCAGGTGCAGCGCGTTTGTCTGGAAAAAGTCAACGGGCTCTACCAAGGCGCGGTGTTTCATTTTCTTGAGGGATTCGAAGCCGGGATCATTCCGGTGCGTTTCGATCCGCAGGACGGCACGATATTCGTGGGTGGCAGCAACCGGGGATGGGGCAGCCGCGGCAGCAAGCCGTTCACCTTTGAGCGTGTTCGCTGGAATGGAAAAGTTCCCTTTGAAATCAAGGAGATGAAAGCCAGACCCGACGGGTTCGAGTTGACGTTTACCGAGCCGATCGACCCGAAAACCGGATCAGACATCGCGAGCTATCCCATGAAGTCGTGGACCTACATTTATCAAGCCGCCTACGGAAGTCCCGAAGTCGATTTGAGCGAACCAAAGGTGGTGGAGGCCAAGGTCTCTGGTGACGGGCTGTCTGTCAGGTTGAAAGTGAAGGGCCTGGTGCAAGGCAATGTCCACTACCTCGATGGAAAGGCGCTGCGTTCGGCCAAGAATGGAGCCCTGCTCCATCCCGAAGCCTGGTATACGCTGAACGAGATCCCGAAGTAACAGGGGAGTCGGTCATCCTCCTGTTGGTTGCAGAGGCCGTCCGTGACCCGGGAGCACGTTTGCCCGGGTGTCCCCGCTTTGGGGACTATCTATATTCCGTCATCTGGCGGAATACTCGGTATGAAAGAAGGAATACGCGTCCATGGCGAAGTAGTCCCTGCAATCCCTGAAATTTCGTGCGCGAAACAGACCCTGCGCAATGGGTCATCATCGCCTGCTGCTGTCGCAAATCTCACCATGAATTATCCCCGTTCCATCACTCGTGTGTTCCTCGTCACCGCCGTCGGCATGCTCGCGGCCTCGGCGGATGTCGTGCTCAATCCGATATTCGGAGATCATATGGTCCTGCAACGGGAAAAGCCGCTTCCGGTGTGGGGCACCGCATCCCCGAACGAAAGGATCACGGTGACTTTCAACGGTTTTGTCGAGCGGGCTACCGCGGATGCTGCTGGCAAGTGGATGGTCAGGCTGCCCGCCCAAAAACTTTCGAAGGTGCCTGCGGTCCTTTCCGTGAAGGGCAACAACGAGATCACCCTTTCGGATATCCTCGTGGGGGATGTCTGGCTGGGCACCGGCCAGTCGAACATGGACTGGGTCGTCAGCGGGACGGACGGAAAAGAGGCTGTCCAGAAATCCATGCCGGGCCAATATGACGGTATCCGTCTTTTCAAAGTGGGTGAGGCCGTGGCGGACGAGCCGCTTCGCGAGGTCAAGGGCGCTTGGACCGAAGCGCGAAAGGAAACGGTCATGGGTTTCAGCGCGACATTGTTTTTCTTCGGCGAGTCCCTGAAGCTGCGCCAGCCGGATGTCCCGCTCGGCCTGATCCGCTCCTCCCTCGGAGCCACCAACGCCTTTTCCTGGATCCCCAATGAGGTGCGGGATACGGATGGTTCGACCGCTTATTTGCGGGAGTGGTGGGGAAACGCCACCAAGGGCTGGACACCTGAAAAGCAGGAGGAGCGCGACAAACAGAGCGCTGCCTACGAGGAACAGGTAGCGGCCTACCGCGCCCGGAAGGAGAGCACGGATTCCTTGAAGAAGCCCGGCGAGTTGATGGGCCCGAGATATTCGCGCCGTCCGTCCGGCCTCTACAATGGCATGATCGCCCCCCTCCATCCCGTCGCACTGCGAGGAGTGATTTGGTATCAGGGCGAGTGGGACTCCAAGAAGGACTGGGTCAAGGTCTACCGCGGCACCCTCGCGGCTCTCGCGAAAAGCTGGCGCAGCAACTGGGCGAAGGCTGCTGGCGACCCGGCCCTCGGCGATTTCCCATTTTATCTGGTCCAGCTTCCTTCCCGCATCTCCGGCGATGGTGACTACTGGCCCTTCATGCGTGAAATCCAGCAACAGCTTGCCACCGACATTCCGAACAGCGGTTTTGTCACCACCTTCGACCTCAATGATGGCAAGGAATTACATCCCGTGGAGAAGGTCCAGATCGGCAAGCGTCTCGCGAACCTCGCTCTGGCGAGGGAGTATGGGCAAAAGGTTGCCTATCACGGACCGCTCTATCGGGAACTCAGAGTCGTCGGCGACCACCTCGTTCTTCGGTTTGACATCGGCGCGGACACTCTCAAAAGCACCGATGGTGAACCCTTGAGGAACTTCGAGATTGCGGGTGCGGACGGCGTTTATCACCCCGCAACTGTGAAGCTCAATGGCGACTTGGTTGAGGTCTCATCGGCAGCCGTGCCGAAGCCTGCCACCGTCAGATACGGGTGGATGCCGACCCCGGAGAGGCCGAACTTCGTCAATTCCGCCGACCTGCCAGCCAGCCCTTTCCGTACTGACCCGGTTCCCTAAACCCACGACTTTTCCGATGTCCGACGAATTCATTCGAGACCACGCTTCGCGAAAGCCCCACCCGTTGTCCTTCTGGCGGAAGCTCGGCGGTGGTTCCCTTTCCGTTTCCATCATTGTCCATGCCATCCTGCTGTCCTTGGGCGTGGTATGGGTGTTCCAGGTTATCCCCGCCAAGAAGGCGGAGGTCGATTTCATGCCGAAGGGCGGGGGCGGCGGTTCGCCTGGCGTGAACGAGGTGAGTCAGAAGAAGAAGCGGGCCACCATGAACACGGCGAACGCGCCGCGCATGTCCGCGAAGGGGGCGACGTCGTCGTTCACGTTGCCGGAGGTCGATCCCGCGGCGTCGATGTCGTCGTTGGGCTCGCTCGGTTCGGGTGCGCTGTCCGGTGGTCTCGGAGGCAGTGGCACGGGAGGGGGTCGTGGCAATGGCACCGGCCCGGGGTTCGGCGCCGGGACTGGTCCGGGCCTCGGGGGAAATGCCAGCGGCGCCAACCTCTTCGGTCTCATCGATCCGAACGCGGGCGCGATGATCGGCACCTTCTATGACATGAAGCAGACGGACAAGCGCGAGTCGACGGACGTCACACCGGGCGACATGCCGAAGATCGTGCGTGAGTTCGTGAACGACGGCTGGCACGACAGCAAGCTGAAGAAATACTATCAGGCTCCGCAGAAGCTTTACCAGACCCGCGTTTTCATCCCGAGGATATCCGCCGATGCCGCGCCCGCCGCCTTCAAGTGCGAGAAGGAGGTGCAGCCGAGCCGCTGGGTGGTGGTCTATCGCGGCAGCGTGATCCCGCCCAAGACCGCGCGCTACCGCTTCGTCGGCGCGGCGGATGACATCCTGGTGGTCCGCTTCAACCGCAAGGAGGTGTTCGATCATGGCTATGCGTCCGGAACCGCGCCAATATCACCGGCCAGCAAGGAAACCCGCGCCGTTTTGCGTGGCGAGGTGCAGAACCGGGAACTCGAAAAGACGATCCGTCACGACTATCCGATGAAGATCCCGGTGACCTACTATCAGTATGACGCTCTCGGTGGCTGGAATAACTCGATCGGCGGCTTGGCCGTCGGAGCCGAGTTCGAGGCGAATGCCGGAACGGAATACGAAATGGAGATCCTCATCAGCGAGGTGCCGGGCGGCTCGTTCGGGGCGCTGCTTTACATCGAGGAAATTGGAGCGACCTATCAGAAGACCTCGACGGGCGCCCCGATCTTGCCTC comes from Luteolibacter sp. LG18 and encodes:
- a CDS encoding PA14 domain-containing protein, translated to MGASNGTFPPLAGSPWVAGDPDRAIKVVLNGLEGPVTVGEKTYNLEMPPHGGMLKDDQIAGILTYVRSSWGNKHQPVTAAQVSAIRSATAKRSGHWTSDELAKLHPLEATKPPIKNLISKVYHGDWTKLPDYSTLEAKSVEEEREGVISVYQSDRKNHYGIVWDGEIEIAEEGRYTVQLSVDDAAAVSIDGNQLLKIDGTGPMGPGRTREAVVALTKGDHKIHIDYLEVTGGKGIFLGLKREGDKSWKVLSAKVGTSDGKQIPPIPVAPGAGEAVMYRNFIEDVSPRAIGVGYDGGVNLAFSADNLAVSLLWTGAFIDAGRHWTDRGQGNQQPSGENVIHLGNLPGFAQLASPDAPWPKLPEDSLPFRFRGYKLNAAQQPTFIYDLGDVRVTDSPMPEFSADGRKLSLHRVLGFNNRSSSPLKVSMLLAQNEELAERSDRAFVLEGSSVLLLGEGVKSRPSIRGNGKSKQLILPLEIPQGESQVSLKYQW
- a CDS encoding sialate O-acetylesterase; its protein translation is MKEGIRVHGEVVPAIPEISCAKQTLRNGSSSPAAVANLTMNYPRSITRVFLVTAVGMLAASADVVLNPIFGDHMVLQREKPLPVWGTASPNERITVTFNGFVERATADAAGKWMVRLPAQKLSKVPAVLSVKGNNEITLSDILVGDVWLGTGQSNMDWVVSGTDGKEAVQKSMPGQYDGIRLFKVGEAVADEPLREVKGAWTEARKETVMGFSATLFFFGESLKLRQPDVPLGLIRSSLGATNAFSWIPNEVRDTDGSTAYLREWWGNATKGWTPEKQEERDKQSAAYEEQVAAYRARKESTDSLKKPGELMGPRYSRRPSGLYNGMIAPLHPVALRGVIWYQGEWDSKKDWVKVYRGTLAALAKSWRSNWAKAAGDPALGDFPFYLVQLPSRISGDGDYWPFMREIQQQLATDIPNSGFVTTFDLNDGKELHPVEKVQIGKRLANLALAREYGQKVAYHGPLYRELRVVGDHLVLRFDIGADTLKSTDGEPLRNFEIAGADGVYHPATVKLNGDLVEVSSAAVPKPATVRYGWMPTPERPNFVNSADLPASPFRTDPVP